The window AATCATAAATTACTTAAAATGCTCCTCCATCTCAGGGATATTGGCAACACTGTAATCGTGGTAGAACATGATGAAGATATAATCCTAAGTGCAGATCAAATAATAGATTTCGGACCCCATGCAGGTGTATTGGGAGGTGAGATCATTTTCCAGGGCACTGTAAACCAGATCAAGAAATCTCTCACTTCAATTACCGGCAAATACCTGTCCCAACGACTAGAAATTCCCATTCCTGATGAACGACTGAAACCTGATCAAAGGATGCTCACAGTCAAGGGTGCAACTCAAAATAATCTTAAGAACCTTGATGTCGATATTCCTGTAGGTCTATTTACTTGTATTACTGGTGTTTCGGGTTCAGGAAAAAGTTCTCTGCTTAACCAGATCATCTATCCAACAGTTGCTAATCTTTTGCATCGCTCACAAAGAAAAACCGGTAAACACAAAGAAATTTTAGGAATTGATAACTTTGATAAAGTAATTAATATCGATCAGCAGCCCATTGGCAGAACTCCCCGCTCAAATCCGGCTACTTATATCAAGCTATTCGATCCCATCAGGAAACTCTTTTCGGATCTCCCCTCATCTCAGATCAGAGGTTACTCTCAAGGAAGATTCTCTTTCAATGTAAAGGGGGGACGTTGCGAAGCTTGTCGAGGTGCCGGAGTAAAACAGATTGAAATGCACTTCCTGCCTGATATATTTGTCACCTGCGAAGTATGTGGAGGAAATCGCTATAATAAAGAAACCCTCTCAGTGCGCTACAAAGGCTATAATATCTCCGAAATCCTTGATCTGGACGTACAGCAGGCACTTGAAGTTTTTGATAAAATTCCTACAATTGCTCGAAAACTAAAAACTCTTATGGATGTCGGGCTGAATTACATCAAACTCGGTCAAGCATCTACAACCCTGTCTGGTGGTGAAGCCCAGAGGATCAAACTCGCCCGTGAATTAAGCAAAACAAGCACGGGAAGTACTCTTTATATTCTCGATGAACCTACTACCGGACTCCACTTTGATGACATCAAAAAACTCCTCAATGTTCTCCATCGCCTGGTTTCTATGGGAAATACTATCCTGGTTATCGAACATAATCTCGATGTGATCAAATGCGCTGATCATATTATTGATCTGGGTCCTGAAGGTGGAGATGCCGGGGGCTATATCATTGCTCAAGGTACTCCGGAAGAAGTAATGGCAAATCAGGCTTCATTTACTGGTAAGTTCCTAAAAAACCACCTGACAAAGAAATAATTAATTCTTAGGAATGAATATGAAAAAAATTATTGAATCTGCCTTTGAATCTGGAAACCTTACTGATTTCCAGAAAATCTTCCCCGATTTCCTGAATGCTCTGGAAGCTGGATCGATCAGATCCGCTCAAAAATCTAAAGATGAATGGATAACCAATACCTGGGTGAAAAAGGGCATCCTTTTAGGATTCAAGTTAGGCTCCATCATTGAATACAAGATTTCAGAGACAAAAGTATTTCTGGATAAAAGCACATATCCTGAACGCAATTTCACGCTGGAAGATAATATCAGGCTTGTTCCCGGAGGCTCCAGTGTTCGCAGAGGAGCTCATATTGGCAGATCAGTAATCATGATGCCACCCATGTATGTAAATGTGGGTGCCTATATAGATGACGGCTCTCTTATAGATTCTCATGCTCTGGTTGGCACCTGTGCCCAGGTTGGCAAAAACGTGCATATCTCTGCTGCAGCTCAACTCGGGGGCGTTATTGAACCAGTAGGTGCAAATCCCGTGATCATTGAGGATAATGTGTTTGTAGGGGGAAATTGTGGTATATATGAAGGTGTGATCGTCAAAGAAAATGCCATCATTGCCGCTGGAGTGATCCTTACTGCAGGAACACCAGTATTTGATGCCGTAAATGGTAAATTCCTGCCCAAACAAACCGGTAAGCCCGTGATCATTCCGGAAGGCTCTGTTGTTATCTCCGGCACCAGAAAACTCTCAAATCACCCTGATTTCGCTGCCTACTGCCCAATTATCATCAAATACAGGGACGATAGATCAGATACTTCAGTTGAATTAGAGGACCTTATCAGATAATTCATGGTTCTCTACCTGTCAAATTATTCCTACCTTCTGT of the Candidatus Stygibacter australis genome contains:
- a CDS encoding 2,3,4,5-tetrahydropyridine-2,6-dicarboxylate N-succinyltransferase; translated protein: MKKIIESAFESGNLTDFQKIFPDFLNALEAGSIRSAQKSKDEWITNTWVKKGILLGFKLGSIIEYKISETKVFLDKSTYPERNFTLEDNIRLVPGGSSVRRGAHIGRSVIMMPPMYVNVGAYIDDGSLIDSHALVGTCAQVGKNVHISAAAQLGGVIEPVGANPVIIEDNVFVGGNCGIYEGVIVKENAIIAAGVILTAGTPVFDAVNGKFLPKQTGKPVIIPEGSVVISGTRKLSNHPDFAAYCPIIIKYRDDRSDTSVELEDLIR